The proteins below are encoded in one region of Polypterus senegalus isolate Bchr_013 chromosome 2, ASM1683550v1, whole genome shotgun sequence:
- the LOC120524412 gene encoding uncharacterized protein K02A2.6-like — MTYSKTHIPVVGCLSVTVCLHGRTTVATFFVVEDGTPLMGRDLLSLLHVHIVNNKAMLSDAAASTLPVPVLQCTAVPFSIGCVKNFIHRIKIDETVPPVRQKLRRLPLSVTDAVSEELDRLLSAGVIERIDASAWVSPIVVTQRKSGNICMCIDLRKPNRAVIVDSFPLPHMDELLSALRGATVFSTIDLASACYQVPLHEDSRDLTAFITHEGLFRFCRVPYGLASAPSAFQKMMTAILAGLPGVENYLDDVIVHGPDLTTHDKTLHSVLCRLEDAGLQLNNDKCKFRQSSLPFLGHIVSADGLLPDKAHVQAIMNAPAPTDTATLRSYLGLLSWYSKFLPNHATVIEPMRTCLRQPAGAFQWMADAQKSFEQVKTLLVDSPVLALFDPTLHTVVSTDASDYGLGAILSQLGSDNVERTVAFASQTLSTTERKYSIVEKEALACAWAIKKWRTYLWGRRFTLRTDHQALTTLLTTKGIGRAGMRIARWSACLLSFNYDVIYRPGSQNAPADCLSRLPLPVAPAAADDAEPEFVALLSVARKTLSPADLESACAECPDLTKLHTQIVRDKLRLELSVSDNFVFHGSRLIVLASLCSSLIAIAHESHQGVVCTKQRLRELYWWPKMDTDVCTAISSCQTCQMNDKTTYPHPAPLQPTPFSDGPWEKVALDIVGPFDTAAPDCRYALTLIDYHSKWPEVTLTSSITTANVLTFLSSIFSHHGNPTSLVTDNEVQFTSAAFAAFLEERQIKHHRSSLHYPAANGAVERFNHVLKHTIQLAIQEHYPWKAAITDFLHIYCATPHATTGVSPFELLHGRQMRTKLTILPPTSSGLQSASDVRTTVEQHQNRMKVYTDAKRGARLPSFKTGDKVRVRNPLHVPKGHQKFSNPVTINKKLGAHTYILSDGKTWNASHLVAFPDCASTPAQKEVNPPELPQSPRPKRSTHPPNWLKDYVT; from the coding sequence ATGACGTATTCAAAAACTCATATCCCCGTAGTTGGGTGCCTATCTGTAACTGTGTGTTTACATGGCCGTACAACTGTGGCTACATTTTTTGTTGTGGAGGATGGAACCCCACTAATGGGTAGAGACTTACTGTCACTTTTACATGTGCATATTGTGAACAATAAAGCTATGCTTTCTGATGCTGCAGCTTCCACTTTGCCTGTGCCAGTCTTACAGTGCACTGCTGTGCCCTTTTCCATTGGCTGTGTTAAAAACTTCATCCACCGCATCAAGATCGATGAGACAGTACCTCCTGTGCGACAGAAGCTGCGCCGCTTACCTCTGTCGGTTACAGATGCTGTGTCTGAAGAACTTGATCGCCTACTTTCAGCTGGTGTCATAGAACGAATTGATGCTTCTGCTTGGGTCTCGCCTATTGTAGTCACTCAACGCAAATCTGGTAACATTTGCATGTGTATTGATCTGCGTAAGCCCAATAGGGCAGTTATTGTAGACTCTTTTCCCTTGCCACATATGGATGAACTACTTTCTGCACTCAGAGGAGCTACGGTATTTTCTACCATTGACTTAGCCAGTGCCTGCTACCAAGTACCACTGCATGAGGACAGTCGAGACCTGACTGCTTTCATTACACATGAGGGCCTCTTCAGGTTTTGTCGGGTTCCTTATGGGTTGGCATCTGCACCCTCCGCCTTCCAGAAAATGATGACTGCTATTCTCGCTGGCTTACCTGGTGTGGAGAATTACTTGGATGATGTAATAGTACATGGACCTGACTTGACTACCCATGACAAGACCTTACATTCTGTGTTATGCCGGCTGGAAGATGCTGGCCTGCAGCTAAACAATGACAAGTGCAAGTTTCGTCAGTCCAGCCTACCCTTCCTTGGGCATATAGTGTCTGCTGATGGCCTGCTTCCTGATAAGGCCCATGTACAAGCCATCATGAATGCTCCTGCACCCACAGATACTGCTACTTTGCGTTCTTACCTTGGGCTGCTGTCTTGGTACTCTAAATTTCTACCAAACCATGCTACTGTCATTGAACCAATGCGCACATGCTTGCGACAACCTGCAGGTGCATTCCAGTGGATGGCTGATGCACAGAAGAGCTTTGAGCAGGTAAAAACGTTGCTAGTGGATAGCCCTGTTTTGGCACTTTTTGACCCTACACTGCATACTGTAGTTTCCACTGATGCTTCTGACTACGGTCTGGGAGCCATTCTTTCTCAACTCGGTTCTGACAATGTAGAAAGAACTGTGGCATTTGCTTCGCAGACTCTTTCCACTACAGAGCGTAAATATTCAATAGTGGAGAAAGAAGCGCTAGCTTGTGCGTGGGCGATAAAGAAGTGGCGAACATACCTGTGGGGGCGTCGTTTCACCCTGCGCACGGACCATCAGGCATTGACAACGCTGTTGACCACCAAGGGGATTGGTCGTGCTGGGATGCGCATTGCTAGATGGTCTGCATGTCTTCTGTCATTTAATTATGATGTAATATATCGCCCAGGTTCTCAGAATGCTCCTGCTGACTGTCTATCTCGTCTGCCCTTACCTGTTGCTCCTGCAGCTGCTGATGATGCTGAACCAGAGTTTGTTGCTCTCCTGTCTGTGGCACGAAAGACATTGTCTCCTGCTGATTTGGAGTCTGCTTGTGCTGAATGTCCAGACCTCACTAAGCTACATACACAGATTGTGCGGGACAAGCTCCGTCTGGAACTTTCTGTCAGTGACAACTTTGTGTTTCATGGTTCACGTCTGATTGTGCTAGCTAGCCTTTGTTCATCATTAATTGCAATAGCACACGAGAGTCACCAAGGTGTAGTATGCACCAAACAACGACTCAGAGAACTTTACTGGTGGCCAAAGATGGACACTGATGTTTGTACTGCCATTAGTTCTTGTCAGACATGCCAGATGAATGACAAAACAACTTATCCACACCCAGCTCCCTTACAGCCTACACCTTTTTCAGATGGCCCATGGGAAAAAGTGGCTTTGGACATTGTAGGACCCTTTGACACTGCTGCACCGGACTGTAGATATGCCTTGACTCTGATTGACTACCACAGTAAGTGGCCGGAAGTAACCCTCACCTCTTCCATAACTACTGCTAATGTACTCACATTCCTGTCTTCTATTTTCAGTCACCATGGTAACCCCACGAGTCTGGTGACAGATAATGAGGTTCAGTTTACCTCTGCTGCTTTTGCTGCTTTTCTTGAAGAAAGACAGATTAAACATCACCGCTCCTCACTGCATTACCCTGCTGCTAATGGAGCTGTAGAGCGATTCAATCATGTACTGAAACATACGATTCAACTTGCTATTCAAGAACACTATCCCTGGAAAGCTGCCATTACAGACTTTTTGCATATCTACTGTGCTACTCCACACGCAACTACTGGAGTTTCTCCATTTGAACTCCTTCATGGTCGACAGATGCGCACAAAATTGACCATACTACCACCTACTTCTTCAGGTTTACAGTCTGCTAGTGATGTCCGTACCACAGTTGAGCAACACCAGAACAGAATGAAAGTCTATACTGATGCCAAACGGGGTGCTCGCTTGCCTAGTTTCAAAACAGGGGATAAAGTGAGGGTCAGAAATCCTCTGCATGTTCCAAAAGGACACCAGAAGTTCAGCAACCCTGTCACTATCAATAAGAAACTGGGTGCTCATACATACATTTTGAGTGATGGAAAAACCTGGAATGCATCTCATCTGGTTGCTTTTCCAGACTGCGCATCTACACCTGCCCAGAAGGAAGTCAACCCACCAGAGCTTCCACAGTCACCCAGACCCAAACGCAGTACTCACCCACCAAACTGGTTGAAGGACTATGTTACTTAA